TTCACATAACGACCCTGAAATCGTGAAATGGATGGCTACACGTAAACTTGATATTTAATAATACCCTTTAAATTATTTTTGCGACCAGTTTGTTGGCTGTTTTATTTAGTTAATGTAGTCCTATATCAAAGAGAAGGTATTAAATTTGAGTAATGTATTAATCCTTGGAGCAGGCGGAGGAATTGCTCGTGTGGCTATAGATTTGTTCTTAAAGGAAACCGATGCACAGTTAACGCTATATCTGCGCAGTTCACGCAGGCTAATACATCTGGAATCAAATCGTGTTCGAGTAATCGAAGGCGATGTTATGGATATTGAGAAACTACAAGAGGCGATGAATGGTCAGGATGTAGTCTATGCCAATCTTGCTGGAAATCTTGAACAAATGGCAAAAACCGTTGTACAGGCAATGGATGCGACTGGCGTTAAACGTCTTATTTGGATTAGTTCAATGGGAATTTATGATGAAGTACCAGGTCAGAAATATAGAAGCATCTTAGACCCGTATCGTGATTCAGCCGCAGTCGTAGAAGCCTCGGACGTTGATTATACAATTTTGAGACCTGGTTGGTTTACCAATAAAGATGAAATTGACTATGAGACAACTCAGAAAGGCGAACCATTTAAGGGGCATGATGTATCTCGAAAAAGTGTTGCAGACTTGGTTGTTAAATTAGCGGTAACACCAGGATTTGAAGTTCGTCGCAGCTTAGGGGTGAACAAACCCGAATAATGGATAATCGAAATAATTTGTTGATATTTATATTAGCCCTTGGAGTTTTCGGCATCTTAAATACTGAATTAGGGGTTGTTGGGATACTACCTTTAATTGCTGAACACTTTCATGTCAGTATATCTCAAGCAGGTTTGTTAGTTAGTCTCTTTGCTCTTGCTCTTGCTGTTGCTGTTGCTATATCTGGTCCGATTTTACCGCTATTGTTCTCTGTTATAAATCGCAAGAAGGTAATGTTACTTGTACTTGGTGGTTTTGTTATAGGTAACATTGTTTCCATATTTGCAACAAACTTTACTACTTTATTAATTGCTCGTGTGATTCCAGCCTTTTTACATCCTGTTTATATTTCAATAGCTTTGACAGTTGCTTCTACCTCAGTTTCCAAGGAAGAAGTTCGAAAAGCTGTTTCTAAAGTAATTTTAGGGGTATCTGCTGGTATGGTACTAGGTGTACCAATCGCTACTTTTATCGCTAATCAAACTTCGTTAAAAATGGCGATGATATTCTTTACTGTCGTTAATTTAATCGTATTCATTGCTACATTGCTATTTGTTCCATCCATGCCTGTTACGGAAAAGCGTTCTTACGGCTCCCAATTAAGTGTATTAAAAAAATGGGTTACATGGCTAGCCATTCTTGCTGTCGTTTGTCTAAACGCAGCAAGAAATGGGGTTTATAGTTACTTTGCTGTGTATCTTCAAAACGTTACAAATGTATCTGCAAAAACTTTAACTGTCATGTTAGTTTTATTTGGTGCTGCAACGATTTATGGAAACATGGTGGCAGGGAAAATACTTTCTAAAACTGCCATGAAATCTGTGGTCTATTATCCTTTCGTATTCGGAGCATTGTATCTCTTGTTATTCTTCATGGGAAGCTTCACCGGACCCATGTTTATCATTGTTTTGGTTTGGGGAGTATTATTTGCTTTAGGAACTAATGGTAGTCAATACTGGATTACGTCCGCAGCCCCCGAAGCTCCTGAATTGGCAAATGGTTTGTTTTTGGCATTCGGTAATTTGGGAATAACAATTGGTACGTCCGTAAGTGGATTATTCATATCAGGAATGGGTACACAATACGTTGTATTCAGCGGATTACTTTTCTTGATATTGAGCTTAGGATTTATTTTGATAAGAAACTACATGTACAGTCCCGTAAAACGAGCTGGACAAAACTTTTGAATTTTAATTAAACCATGGATTAGTTTAGGTTGAGAGCTGCCCTGTAGCGTATCTAAATAAACAGTAATTAGGAAAATAAGAATCCATCTCAGAAAAATAAAGCTATTCCCACACATGGATGAAATACTGGTGGTGTTTCTAATTTCAGTCTTGCATTTCATCAATAAAAGCATTTTGGGGAGGAAAATGACGTATTTAGACAAAAACCATCTGATGTTTTCCTTATTTCTACAGGGCTGGTCATCGTATGAATCGGGATTTTCTTGGAGTTATAGACCGAAAACGACAATGTTAGCTTTTGAATGTACGGAAAGATACGTTTGAAAACAAGCAGTAATGTTGGAAAGTGAGCAAATTTTGCAGAAAGATGTAGAAAATTTTAGTATGAGTAATTTAAAATCGGAGTAATCGGCAAATAGTAAAATACCTGTTCCTTGGGTATCCAGAAGCAGATGTATAACTTTGGATTATTCACAAATTGCTCAATGAAATGTACATTCATTATGAGGTGAATGATTTGAGTATACATTCTGAAACTTGGATATATCCAGGGTGGGGTTGGCTACTTGTAACAGGCTTAATATGGCTTATCGGGTTCTCAATAATCAAATATAGTCTTAGAATTAGCAAAGAAACACAAAAAAATCAAAGGGTTTTGGATTATGCCCCAAAGTTAACCTGGCTGGGTGGAGGAATTGCAGGCTTTATCTTGGAAATCATAGTTAGTTTAATCATAGGAATATTTGTAAAACTATTACCCTGGTGGTTCTCAAAAACTATTGGGTTGCTCACTGGTTGCTGGTTTTTCTATTTGGGAATCTTGGCGTTAAAATATGTTTAAGATGAAGTTGACCATTTACACGTTCGAAAGGAATTTGTGAAAGGATAAAGTAATGGAGATAAATATGGCAAAATTCTTTCTTAACACCCTCCTGATAAGTTTTGTAGAAACGCTTTATCTGGTAGGTGTTTTTATTGCAATTGGGTTTATTTTAGGATTCATGGAAAAACAATCGAATACATACTTGGTTCGGACGTTTGGGCGAAAAGAATGAATAATGACTATCGAAATATTCGCAGAAAACTTCAGTCGCTTCGATCCATTCCAATGTACATGCTGATTTGCACATTTCCCTCATTTCGTTGATATGTTCTTCAATGAGCTTATCCAGTAAATCAAATTTATCCGTGTAATGGAGATAAATGGTTGCTCGATTCACATTTGCCCTGTCGGAAAT
Above is a window of Fodinisporobacter ferrooxydans DNA encoding:
- a CDS encoding SDR family oxidoreductase; amino-acid sequence: MSNVLILGAGGGIARVAIDLFLKETDAQLTLYLRSSRRLIHLESNRVRVIEGDVMDIEKLQEAMNGQDVVYANLAGNLEQMAKTVVQAMDATGVKRLIWISSMGIYDEVPGQKYRSILDPYRDSAAVVEASDVDYTILRPGWFTNKDEIDYETTQKGEPFKGHDVSRKSVADLVVKLAVTPGFEVRRSLGVNKPE
- a CDS encoding MFS transporter, translated to MDNRNNLLIFILALGVFGILNTELGVVGILPLIAEHFHVSISQAGLLVSLFALALAVAVAISGPILPLLFSVINRKKVMLLVLGGFVIGNIVSIFATNFTTLLIARVIPAFLHPVYISIALTVASTSVSKEEVRKAVSKVILGVSAGMVLGVPIATFIANQTSLKMAMIFFTVVNLIVFIATLLFVPSMPVTEKRSYGSQLSVLKKWVTWLAILAVVCLNAARNGVYSYFAVYLQNVTNVSAKTLTVMLVLFGAATIYGNMVAGKILSKTAMKSVVYYPFVFGALYLLLFFMGSFTGPMFIIVLVWGVLFALGTNGSQYWITSAAPEAPELANGLFLAFGNLGITIGTSVSGLFISGMGTQYVVFSGLLFLILSLGFILIRNYMYSPVKRAGQNF